The sequence below is a genomic window from Acidobacteriota bacterium.
TCCGTGCGCCTGCTGCGCGACAACGTCGTCGTCCACGAGGGCAAGATCGGCTCCCTGCGGCGTTTCAAAGACGATGCCTCGGAGGTCCGCAGCGGCTTCGACTGCGGCATCCGCCTGGAGCGCTTCCAGGACGTCAAACCGGGCGACATCATCGAAGCTTTCGCCAAGGAAGAGGTGGCTCAGACTCTCTGAGCCGCCCCATCCCCCCAACCTACAGGCTGATCGATGTTCGTCGGAGTCACGGTGTGCGAATTGCACCTACCCGGGGTGCGCAGCCTCAAGGAGAAACGCAAGGTGATCAAGAGCCTGGTGGAGCGCATCCACCGCCGCTACCGCGTGTCGGTGGCGGAGACCGACTTCCACGACCTGCACCAGCGGGCGGAGATCTCTATTGCCGTGGTGGGTAATCGCTACGGCGAGATGGAGAACCTGCTGGAAGATTTGCGCCGGGTCTTCGACGCAGAGCCCGCCGCCATGGTCTCCGGCTGGTACCCGCGGGTCTTGGAGGAAGCTCGATGATCCGCCGTACCGACCGCGTCGCCGAGCTACTCCGAGCGGAGCTCTCGGACCTCCTCCTCCACCGGGTGAAAGACCCCCGGGTGAAGCTGGTGTCCATCTCCACTGTGGAAGTCAACGCAGACCTCAG
It includes:
- a CDS encoding DUF503 domain-containing protein; this translates as MFVGVTVCELHLPGVRSLKEKRKVIKSLVERIHRRYRVSVAETDFHDLHQRAEISIAVVGNRYGEMENLLEDLRRVFDAEPAAMVSGWYPRVLEEAR